The Caballeronia sp. NK8 genome includes a window with the following:
- a CDS encoding MFS transporter: protein MHPSSTTSATAQSKTSAVLRVTAGNFLEQFDFFLFGFYATQIAAVFFPAGSEFASLMMTFAVFGAGFLMRPLGAIILGAYIDDVGRRKGLIVTLSIMASGTILIAFVPGYATIGLFAPALVLIGRLLQGFSAGAELGGVSVYLAEMATPGRKGFFTSWQSASQQVAIVVAAALGFALNQWLDTAAIAAWGWRVPFFVGCMIVPFIFILRRNLEETREFKQRQHRPSMKEVFATLVQNWTVVIAGVLLVAMTTTSFYLITVYAPTFGKTVLHLSTADSLLVTLCVGISNFIWLPIGGALSDRIGRRPLLLGMTILAIATAYPALSLLAHAPSFINMLLVLLWLSFMYGMYNGAMVVALTEVMPVEVRVAGFSLAYSLATAVFGGFTPVISTALIHMTGDKAAPGYWMSFAAVCGLGATLALYRRRSVPLHAAS, encoded by the coding sequence ATGCACCCTTCTTCAACCACCTCTGCCACCGCGCAATCGAAGACATCCGCCGTACTACGCGTGACGGCGGGCAACTTCTTAGAGCAGTTTGATTTTTTCCTATTCGGCTTCTACGCCACGCAAATCGCGGCTGTCTTTTTCCCCGCGGGAAGCGAATTCGCTTCGTTGATGATGACTTTCGCAGTGTTCGGTGCTGGTTTCCTGATGCGTCCGCTGGGTGCGATCATTCTCGGCGCGTATATTGACGATGTCGGCCGGCGCAAGGGCCTGATCGTCACGTTGTCGATCATGGCGAGCGGCACCATCCTTATCGCGTTCGTGCCCGGCTACGCGACGATCGGACTCTTCGCGCCCGCGCTGGTTCTGATCGGCCGTTTGCTGCAGGGGTTTTCGGCAGGTGCGGAACTGGGCGGTGTATCGGTCTATCTAGCCGAGATGGCGACGCCGGGACGCAAGGGCTTCTTCACGAGCTGGCAGTCCGCCAGCCAGCAAGTAGCGATCGTGGTCGCGGCGGCGCTCGGCTTCGCGCTGAATCAATGGCTCGACACGGCGGCGATCGCCGCGTGGGGATGGCGTGTGCCGTTCTTCGTCGGCTGCATGATCGTGCCTTTTATCTTCATTCTTCGGCGCAATCTCGAGGAAACGCGGGAATTCAAGCAGCGTCAGCATCGTCCGAGCATGAAAGAAGTTTTTGCCACGCTCGTGCAGAACTGGACTGTCGTTATCGCTGGCGTGCTTCTGGTCGCGATGACCACCACGAGCTTCTACCTGATCACCGTGTACGCGCCGACATTCGGCAAGACCGTTCTGCATCTGAGCACCGCCGACAGTCTGCTCGTCACGCTGTGCGTGGGCATCTCTAACTTTATCTGGCTGCCGATTGGCGGAGCACTATCAGACCGTATCGGACGCCGTCCGCTTCTTCTCGGAATGACAATCCTCGCAATCGCGACCGCCTACCCGGCGCTTTCGCTCCTCGCTCACGCGCCGAGCTTCATCAACATGCTGCTTGTGCTGTTGTGGCTCTCGTTCATGTACGGCATGTACAACGGCGCGATGGTCGTCGCGCTCACCGAAGTGATGCCGGTCGAAGTGCGAGTCGCCGGATTCTCGCTGGCCTACAGCCTCGCGACGGCGGTCTTCGGTGGATTCACGCCGGTTATCTCGACTGCGCTCATTCATATGACGGGCGACAAGGCCGCGCCGGGCTACTGGATGAGCTTCGCCGCGGTGTGCGGGCTCGGTGCGACACTGGCACTGTATCGGCGCCGTTCCGTTCCGCTGCATGCGGCGTCCTGA
- a CDS encoding substrate-binding domain-containing protein: MKSILLKLCTTALVGSAAVAPNVQAADLHVMSSGGFTAAYKLLGPKFAASTGNTLDTALGPSMGKSPEAIPNRLQRGEPADVVIMVGYALDDLIKQGKVIPDSRVELADSRIGMVVRDGAPKPDIASEAALKQTLLHARSIAYSDSASGVYIERELFKRLGIEEQVKAKAKIPVASVVATGDYEVGFQQVSELLPVKGGAYVGKIPESMQSVTRFAAGIPVGAQHPKEAKTLLNYLASPAVQPEVTSTGLDSVAAH, from the coding sequence ATGAAATCGATTCTTCTGAAATTGTGTACCACCGCGCTCGTCGGCAGCGCGGCCGTCGCGCCGAATGTCCAGGCCGCCGATCTGCATGTGATGAGTTCGGGCGGCTTCACCGCAGCGTACAAGCTGCTGGGCCCGAAGTTCGCGGCATCGACCGGCAATACGCTCGATACCGCGCTCGGCCCGTCGATGGGCAAGTCGCCGGAAGCCATTCCGAACCGTCTTCAGCGCGGCGAGCCTGCCGACGTGGTGATCATGGTCGGCTACGCGCTCGACGACCTGATCAAGCAGGGCAAGGTAATTCCCGATTCCCGCGTCGAGCTCGCGGATTCTCGCATAGGCATGGTGGTGCGCGATGGCGCGCCGAAGCCCGACATCGCGTCCGAAGCCGCGCTCAAGCAAACCTTGCTGCATGCCCGGTCGATCGCGTACTCGGACAGCGCGAGCGGCGTCTATATCGAGCGCGAGTTGTTCAAGCGGCTCGGCATCGAGGAACAGGTGAAGGCCAAGGCGAAGATTCCGGTGGCGTCGGTGGTTGCGACCGGCGACTACGAAGTGGGTTTTCAGCAGGTCAGCGAGTTGCTTCCGGTGAAGGGCGGGGCGTACGTCGGCAAGATTCCGGAGTCGATGCAGTCGGTCACGCGCTTTGCGGCCGGCATTCCGGTCGGCGCGCAGCATCCGAAGGAAGCAAAGACGCTGCTGAACTATCTCGCGTCGCCCGCCGTGCAGCCGGAGGTGACATCAACAGGGCTTGATTCAGTCGCTGCACATTGA
- the dctA gene encoding C4-dicarboxylate transporter DctA, whose amino-acid sequence MTLPRPFNLLYVQVLLGMALGLCVGHFWPQVGASLKPLSDAFVALVRMMIAPIVFCTIVTGITSLASGSKIGRTILKALALFYFLTIIALVPGLATAFALHPGAGLHIDARHLDTAVLAQYSPRMQSHGFVEFALHVIPETLVGAFEKGEVLPVLLLALLFGFALNTSRHAGQRVQEFIDGIAHVLFRILAMIMRLAPAGAFGAMAFTVGRFGIRSIGSLGMLMVSFYAACLLFVVCVLGPLARLHGFSLWRLLRYIREELIIVLATSSTEPALPRLIVKLEALGCDKGIVGLVLPAGYSFNLDGTAIYLTLASMFIAQACDVHLSGGQIATMLAVMLLTSKGAAGVSGSGLVALVATLAVIPDLPVAGVALLVGIDRFMSEARALTSVISNACAVIFVSMWERACNRARLKNALSLAHEPEETFDQPVDLPG is encoded by the coding sequence ATGACACTGCCGAGGCCATTCAACCTGCTCTACGTCCAGGTCCTGCTCGGGATGGCGCTCGGCCTGTGCGTCGGACACTTCTGGCCACAGGTCGGCGCATCGCTCAAGCCGCTCAGCGATGCGTTCGTCGCGCTGGTGCGCATGATGATCGCGCCTATCGTTTTCTGCACGATCGTCACCGGCATTACCTCCCTTGCGAGCGGCTCGAAGATCGGCCGCACCATTTTGAAAGCGCTGGCGCTGTTCTACTTCCTCACCATCATTGCGCTCGTTCCCGGCCTCGCGACCGCTTTCGCGCTGCACCCGGGCGCGGGACTCCACATCGACGCACGCCATCTGGACACGGCCGTCCTCGCCCAGTATTCGCCGCGCATGCAGTCGCACGGATTCGTCGAATTCGCGCTGCACGTGATTCCGGAGACGCTCGTCGGCGCGTTCGAAAAAGGCGAGGTGCTGCCGGTCCTGCTGCTCGCCCTTTTGTTCGGCTTCGCACTGAACACCAGCAGGCACGCCGGGCAGCGGGTACAGGAATTCATCGATGGCATCGCGCACGTGCTGTTCCGCATCCTCGCGATGATCATGCGACTCGCGCCCGCCGGCGCTTTCGGCGCGATGGCGTTCACGGTGGGCCGCTTCGGGATCCGGTCGATCGGCTCGCTCGGCATGCTGATGGTGTCGTTCTATGCGGCATGCCTGCTGTTCGTCGTATGCGTGCTCGGGCCGCTCGCGCGCCTGCATGGCTTCTCGCTCTGGCGGCTGCTGCGCTACATTCGCGAGGAACTGATCATCGTGCTCGCGACATCGTCCACGGAACCGGCGCTGCCGCGCCTCATCGTCAAGCTGGAAGCGCTTGGCTGCGACAAGGGGATCGTCGGACTGGTGCTACCCGCCGGCTATTCGTTCAACCTCGACGGCACGGCGATCTACCTGACGCTCGCTTCGATGTTTATCGCTCAAGCGTGCGACGTGCACCTTTCGGGCGGGCAGATCGCCACGATGCTCGCGGTCATGCTGCTCACGTCGAAGGGCGCGGCGGGCGTCTCGGGCAGTGGGCTGGTGGCGCTCGTCGCGACGCTGGCCGTCATACCTGACCTGCCGGTTGCGGGCGTCGCGCTGCTGGTCGGCATCGATCGCTTCATGTCCGAGGCGCGCGCGCTGACCAGCGTGATCAGCAATGCCTGCGCGGTGATCTTCGTTTCGATGTGGGAGCGTGCCTGCAACCGTGCGCGCCTGAAAAATGCATTGAGCCTGGCGCACGAACCGGAAGAAACCTTTGATCAGCCCGTCGACCTGCCGGGCTGA
- a CDS encoding LysR family transcriptional regulator gives MGVNFDLNDLQAFRAVVELGSFRKAADAINISQPALSRRIEKLEAALGVRLFERTTRSVTLTTVGRVFAPSAEQLLDDLDVALLGIRDVSTSRLGHVTIACVPSVAYYFLPSVIAAYHARYPRIRVKLLDTSANEVLGSIISGEADFGVSFMGSQDSDIEFKALLQEKFVAACRRDHPFAKKARVSWSELYEHEYVSVDKTSGNRLLLDQALTTVAPSMPSICETRHVTTMLGLVEAGLGVAAVPSMAMPMRDHPILTSVPLVDPVVTRRVGIVRRRGRPLAPAAQQFYQTILDTKRSGMAGAAKKTPK, from the coding sequence GTGGGCGTCAACTTCGATTTGAACGATCTACAGGCGTTTCGCGCCGTCGTGGAGCTGGGCAGCTTCCGCAAGGCAGCGGACGCGATCAACATATCGCAGCCGGCGCTGAGCCGGCGCATCGAGAAGTTAGAAGCGGCACTCGGCGTGCGACTTTTCGAGCGCACCACCCGCAGTGTGACACTTACGACCGTAGGCCGCGTGTTTGCTCCGAGCGCGGAACAACTTCTCGACGATCTCGATGTCGCGTTGCTCGGCATCCGCGACGTGTCCACCAGCCGCTTGGGCCATGTGACCATCGCCTGTGTGCCGTCGGTAGCCTACTACTTCCTGCCGAGCGTCATCGCCGCCTACCACGCCCGCTATCCGCGCATTCGGGTCAAGCTGCTCGACACGAGCGCGAACGAAGTCCTTGGCTCGATCATCAGCGGCGAAGCCGATTTCGGCGTGAGCTTCATGGGTAGCCAGGACTCGGACATTGAGTTCAAGGCCCTCCTGCAGGAGAAGTTCGTGGCCGCGTGCCGCCGCGACCATCCGTTTGCGAAAAAAGCGCGTGTGTCGTGGAGCGAACTATACGAACACGAATACGTTTCAGTCGACAAGACTTCCGGCAACCGTTTGCTGCTCGATCAGGCGTTGACGACTGTGGCGCCGTCGATGCCGAGCATCTGCGAGACACGCCATGTCACCACCATGCTCGGCTTGGTTGAAGCGGGACTCGGCGTGGCCGCCGTGCCTTCGATGGCAATGCCCATGCGCGATCATCCGATCCTGACCAGCGTGCCGCTCGTCGATCCGGTTGTGACGAGGCGAGTCGGCATCGTCCGGCGCAGGGGGCGTCCTCTCGCGCCGGCCGCACAGCAGTTCTATCAGACAATCCTCGACACGAAACGCAGCGGCATGGCCGGTGCGGCAAAGAAGACCCCGAAATGA
- a CDS encoding ATP-binding protein: MEFRVLIMAPFGRDADVIADVLASDGRSCFTCLDSECLLKELQSGAGVAIVTEESTSDDGARALGEWLEHQAAWSDLPIILLSGRFAGRRPAASLDLLERLGNVLVLERPLNSETLRRAVTSSLRARARQYESRKHLAESEQHLIERVKAQEALEHLNESLESRISERTRELASANDRLMKEIHERAKVQAVLVQSQKMEALGQLTGGIAHDFNNLLNVIMANAELLTRLSDDDRVRKMAATIKRATERGGKLTAQLLTFSRTSNLDLKAVNVTSLLQGMHDIISISLGPAIAFSTHADAEDLWTRADANQLELAVLNLAINARDAMPVGGRLSIHAGERPAPDETLAAGRYVVISVSDSGTGIEPSVLSRAFDPFFTTKPVGKGTGLGLSQVYGIARQAGGVARIDSEPGKGTTVEMWLPLVDKQTQEIVAGSNLDNRAVEGRHILVIEDDEDVRSMLVECLQALGYTVSQARDGVSGLERLRVDNPDLLMVDYAMPGMNGLQVIEKAHELRENLPVILATGYADVDISTIADKRFTALRKPFQLDELSRVVRSALSAPA, translated from the coding sequence ATGGAATTTCGCGTTCTCATCATGGCGCCCTTCGGCCGCGACGCCGATGTCATCGCCGACGTACTCGCGAGCGACGGTCGAAGCTGCTTCACTTGTCTCGACTCGGAATGTCTATTGAAGGAACTCCAAAGCGGCGCTGGCGTTGCGATCGTTACCGAAGAATCTACTTCGGACGATGGCGCGCGCGCGCTCGGAGAGTGGCTCGAGCATCAAGCCGCCTGGTCCGATCTTCCCATCATCCTGCTCTCCGGGCGTTTCGCCGGACGCCGTCCCGCGGCGAGCCTCGACCTGCTCGAACGGCTTGGAAACGTACTGGTTCTTGAGCGACCCTTGAACTCTGAGACTTTGCGTCGCGCGGTAACATCGTCCCTGCGCGCCCGCGCTCGGCAGTATGAGTCGCGCAAGCATCTGGCGGAATCCGAGCAGCATCTGATCGAACGCGTGAAAGCGCAAGAGGCGCTCGAGCACCTGAATGAATCGCTCGAAAGTCGTATCAGCGAACGCACGCGTGAGCTTGCATCGGCGAATGATCGGCTCATGAAAGAGATCCATGAGCGCGCCAAGGTGCAGGCCGTGCTCGTGCAATCGCAAAAGATGGAAGCGCTGGGCCAATTGACCGGCGGCATTGCGCACGATTTCAACAATCTTCTTAATGTCATCATGGCCAACGCCGAGCTGCTTACTCGTCTGAGCGATGATGACCGGGTGCGCAAGATGGCTGCGACGATCAAACGCGCCACTGAGCGTGGAGGCAAGCTCACCGCCCAATTGCTCACGTTCTCACGCACGAGCAATCTAGACTTGAAGGCCGTGAACGTTACTTCGCTGCTCCAAGGCATGCATGACATCATCTCTATCTCGCTGGGACCGGCCATCGCATTCTCTACCCATGCGGATGCGGAAGATCTTTGGACGCGAGCAGATGCCAACCAGTTAGAGCTCGCTGTGCTCAACTTGGCGATCAACGCGCGAGATGCCATGCCGGTCGGCGGACGCCTTTCCATCCATGCAGGCGAGCGACCTGCGCCGGACGAAACGCTTGCAGCAGGACGCTACGTTGTCATCAGTGTCAGCGATTCCGGGACGGGCATCGAGCCAAGTGTGCTTTCTCGCGCGTTTGACCCGTTCTTTACGACGAAGCCGGTTGGCAAGGGTACCGGACTGGGGCTAAGTCAAGTGTACGGAATCGCACGGCAGGCAGGCGGTGTTGCGCGCATTGACAGCGAACCGGGAAAGGGCACCACTGTAGAGATGTGGTTGCCGCTCGTAGATAAGCAAACGCAGGAAATCGTCGCCGGTTCAAACTTAGATAACCGCGCGGTGGAGGGGCGTCACATTCTTGTAATCGAGGACGACGAGGACGTCCGAAGCATGCTTGTCGAATGCCTGCAGGCACTCGGGTATACCGTTTCTCAAGCTCGTGACGGCGTTAGCGGTCTCGAGCGCCTTCGCGTCGACAATCCTGACCTGCTAATGGTCGACTATGCCATGCCTGGAATGAACGGATTGCAGGTCATAGAGAAAGCCCACGAATTGCGCGAAAATTTGCCGGTAATTCTAGCCACAGGCTACGCAGATGTCGATATTTCGACGATCGCTGATAAGCGCTTCACGGCGCTGCGCAAGCCGTTCCAACTCGACGAGCTTTCACGCGTGGTCCGCTCGGCACTGAGCGCGCCCGCATAA
- a CDS encoding ATPase domain-containing protein has translation MSALIDQPDPGRISSGVDGLDDILGGGLTPHRMYLLEGAPGAGKTTLAMQFLLKGAEVGEPGLYVTLSETKAELVAVAESHGWDTTRVTIIELLTDEGLDPRYEQTILHPAEVELGETVRDVIARVDDLKPVRLVFDSLSELRMLSQNPLRYRRQILALKRYFATRACTVMLLDDNTSEPGDLQLHSIAHGVISLDNLVHDYGGERRRLRIAKMRGIKFREGYHDMTLETGGIKVYPRLVAAEHHSDYSANALSTGTPGLDALLGGGLVPGTNTLFVGPSGVGKTTTVASCLLAALERGQACVYYLFDETRTTLLRRLTSLGIDLRHHLESGLLTLRQVDPAEISPGEFASEVHRSVEQDSARFVAIDSLNAFLQAMPGERYLLLQMHELLTYLNQRGVITMLVLGQHGVIGEIQSDIDISYLSDVVVLFRYFERRGEVLTAVTAVKSRASGHERSIRQFQLGGRGLIVGEALRDFEGILGGLPRYQGDTAMLPPSNGKKNPSSD, from the coding sequence ATGTCAGCGCTAATTGATCAGCCAGATCCGGGCCGTATCTCATCAGGCGTCGACGGCCTGGACGACATCCTGGGCGGCGGGCTGACGCCGCACCGCATGTATCTTCTCGAAGGCGCCCCGGGTGCAGGAAAAACAACGTTGGCTATGCAGTTCTTACTCAAGGGTGCCGAAGTCGGGGAGCCAGGCTTGTACGTGACCCTATCCGAGACAAAGGCCGAACTCGTGGCCGTCGCTGAAAGTCACGGCTGGGACACCACCCGCGTCACGATCATTGAACTGCTTACCGATGAGGGCCTCGATCCTCGTTACGAACAAACGATCTTACATCCCGCGGAAGTCGAATTGGGCGAAACCGTCCGTGACGTTATCGCGCGGGTTGACGATTTGAAGCCGGTCCGCCTCGTCTTTGACAGCCTGTCCGAACTCCGGATGTTGTCGCAGAACCCGCTGCGATACCGGCGTCAGATCCTCGCCCTGAAGCGCTATTTCGCAACCCGCGCCTGCACGGTGATGCTCCTTGATGACAACACCTCGGAACCCGGCGATCTCCAATTGCATAGTATTGCGCATGGCGTGATCAGCCTTGACAATTTGGTGCACGATTATGGCGGCGAACGCAGGCGGCTGCGCATTGCCAAGATGCGTGGCATTAAGTTTCGCGAGGGTTACCACGACATGACGCTCGAAACGGGGGGCATCAAGGTCTATCCTCGCCTCGTCGCCGCGGAGCATCACAGCGACTATTCGGCGAACGCATTGAGCACTGGGACGCCTGGACTCGATGCGCTCCTCGGCGGCGGCCTTGTCCCAGGCACAAACACGCTGTTCGTCGGGCCATCGGGCGTCGGTAAAACGACCACCGTCGCCTCATGTCTGCTGGCTGCACTCGAGCGCGGGCAAGCCTGCGTCTATTACCTCTTTGACGAGACACGAACCACGTTGCTACGACGGCTAACTAGCCTCGGCATCGATCTCCGGCACCACCTGGAAAGTGGGTTGCTGACCTTGCGCCAGGTCGACCCGGCCGAAATCTCGCCGGGCGAGTTTGCAAGCGAGGTGCATCGCAGCGTTGAGCAGGACAGCGCGCGGTTTGTCGCCATTGATAGCCTGAACGCTTTCTTACAAGCCATGCCTGGAGAACGCTATCTGCTGCTGCAGATGCATGAGTTGCTCACGTATCTTAATCAGCGCGGCGTCATCACCATGTTGGTCTTGGGGCAGCATGGTGTCATCGGCGAGATCCAGAGCGACATTGATATCAGCTATCTTAGCGATGTGGTCGTGCTGTTCCGCTACTTCGAGCGTCGGGGCGAAGTGCTCACCGCGGTGACCGCGGTCAAAAGTCGCGCGAGTGGGCACGAGCGCTCGATCCGCCAGTTCCAACTCGGCGGCCGCGGTCTAATCGTCGGCGAAGCGTTGCGTGATTTCGAAGGCATTCTGGGCGGTCTTCCAAGGTACCAGGGGGACACGGCTATGCTGCCCCCTTCGAACGGCAAGAAGAACCCCTCCTCCGACTAG
- a CDS encoding RNA polymerase subunit sigma-28 has protein sequence MKTVIRYRNVAKLSRPDLHQMIERLAERVLGPHLSHFPAELLRLHATLDRSRHHGLYRVRLQMTLSGATLACVEESSRLEKAIEHAFTELDRQVERHVAHLRHEDAWRRKERRVGLRQLKTALNEESDAETASFSSLGRPLLASLQRFVQRELSDLQVRGELDPGEPSVDEIVDEALARACEQSATRSRKLNPLQWLYQITLSVLADEVSRRQDEAGRCISLEGRLPIELREPREDEEILFAYWQPDEVLRLEDVMPAADATPEEAVSEQELRALLATLLSELPAPWRRAVVLCRLEGLAVGAAAQVAGVTEQALEQGLTHADAFLRARLGALRLIPQASDEPAGYVMPGVLPPASSLSQKFEQATRRDVREPEKQRR, from the coding sequence ATGAAAACGGTCATTCGTTACCGGAACGTGGCGAAGCTTTCACGTCCGGATCTTCATCAGATGATCGAGCGGCTCGCTGAACGGGTGCTCGGCCCGCATTTGTCTCACTTTCCGGCCGAACTGCTCCGTTTGCACGCAACCCTGGACAGGAGCCGCCACCATGGTCTCTATCGCGTTCGTTTGCAGATGACACTGTCCGGCGCGACGCTGGCGTGCGTAGAGGAATCGTCGCGATTGGAAAAGGCAATCGAACACGCCTTTACAGAGCTGGATCGGCAGGTTGAACGCCACGTTGCACATCTGCGTCACGAGGACGCCTGGCGTCGCAAGGAGCGGCGCGTCGGCCTGCGGCAACTCAAGACGGCACTGAACGAAGAAAGCGACGCAGAAACGGCGTCCTTCAGCAGCCTCGGTCGCCCGCTGCTCGCATCACTGCAGCGCTTTGTGCAGCGGGAGCTTTCGGACCTGCAGGTGCGAGGCGAACTCGACCCGGGTGAGCCATCCGTCGACGAGATCGTCGATGAGGCGTTGGCCCGTGCGTGTGAGCAGTCGGCAACCCGCTCACGTAAGCTCAACCCGCTGCAGTGGTTGTACCAAATAACGCTGAGCGTTCTCGCCGACGAAGTGAGCCGTCGCCAGGACGAGGCGGGCCGCTGCATTTCGCTCGAGGGCAGACTGCCGATCGAGCTGCGCGAGCCGCGAGAGGACGAGGAAATACTGTTTGCCTACTGGCAGCCCGATGAAGTCCTGCGTCTTGAAGACGTCATGCCTGCAGCGGACGCGACGCCCGAGGAGGCCGTGAGCGAGCAAGAACTCCGCGCGCTGCTCGCGACGCTCCTTTCGGAACTGCCGGCACCCTGGCGCCGCGCAGTTGTCCTTTGCCGGCTGGAGGGGCTTGCAGTAGGCGCTGCCGCCCAGGTAGCCGGTGTGACGGAGCAGGCACTTGAGCAGGGGCTGACGCATGCCGACGCGTTCCTTCGGGCGAGACTTGGAGCGCTACGGTTGATCCCGCAAGCGTCGGACGAGCCCGCTGGCTACGTAATGCCAGGCGTGCTGCCGCCAGCGTCGAGCCTTTCGCAAAAATTCGAGCAGGCAACGCGGCGCGACGTTCGAGAGCCAGAGAAGCAACGACGATGA
- the dnaK gene encoding molecular chaperone DnaK, producing the protein MSKIIGIDLGTTNSCVASMEGKQVKVIENSEGARTTPSVVAYLDGSELLVGASAKRQSVANPKNTLFAVKRLIGRRFEEKEVQKDIRLMPYKIVKAENGDAWVEARESKLAPSQVSAEVLRKMKQTAEDYLGESVTEAVITVPAYFNDSQRQATKDAGRIAGLEVKRIINEPTAAALAFGLDKRESRDRKIAVFDLGGGTFDISLIEIADVHGEKQFEVLSTNGDTFLGGEDFDQRIIDYLVGEFKKEQGVDLSTDVLALQRLKEAAEKAKIELSSSQQTEINLPYITANASGPKHLNVKLTRAKLESLVEDLIERTMEPCRVALKDARLTAEQVDDVILVGGMTRMPKVQETVRALFGREPRKDVNPEEAVAVGAAIQAAVLSGERKDVLLLDVTPLSLGIETLGGVMTKMIEKNTTIPTRFSEVFSTADDNQAAVTIKVYQGEREMASGNKLMGDFTLEGIPPAPRGVPQIEVTFDIDANGILHVSAKDKASGKENRITIKANSGLSEGEIEKMVREAQAHAAEDHRLRELVDARNQGDALVHTTRKALTEYGEKLDAAEKREIEAAIRDLEDALKRSHREEIQARIGALATASQKLGERMYADKPSQGSGPSETAGQHESQRPGQDDGVIDADFKEVNRKR; encoded by the coding sequence ATGAGCAAGATCATTGGCATCGATCTCGGCACGACGAACTCCTGTGTGGCGTCAATGGAAGGCAAGCAGGTTAAGGTGATTGAGAATTCAGAAGGCGCCCGCACGACGCCATCGGTTGTCGCGTATCTCGACGGTAGTGAGCTGCTGGTGGGCGCGTCCGCGAAGCGGCAGTCGGTCGCCAACCCGAAAAACACGCTGTTTGCGGTCAAGCGCCTGATCGGCCGCCGCTTCGAGGAGAAGGAGGTGCAGAAGGATATTCGGCTGATGCCCTACAAGATCGTCAAGGCGGAGAACGGCGACGCGTGGGTCGAAGCGCGCGAGAGCAAGCTCGCACCGTCACAGGTCTCGGCCGAAGTCCTGCGCAAGATGAAGCAGACCGCCGAAGACTACCTCGGCGAGTCGGTCACTGAAGCCGTCATCACGGTGCCCGCCTACTTCAACGATAGCCAGCGCCAGGCGACAAAGGACGCCGGCCGCATTGCGGGTCTCGAGGTCAAGCGGATCATCAACGAGCCCACAGCCGCTGCGCTCGCCTTCGGCCTCGACAAGCGCGAAAGCCGTGACCGCAAGATTGCCGTCTTTGATCTTGGCGGAGGCACCTTTGACATTTCGCTGATTGAGATCGCCGATGTTCACGGAGAAAAACAGTTCGAAGTGCTGTCGACCAACGGCGATACCTTTCTGGGCGGCGAAGATTTTGACCAACGCATCATCGACTATCTGGTTGGCGAGTTCAAAAAGGAGCAGGGCGTTGACCTCTCGACGGACGTGCTCGCATTACAGCGTCTCAAGGAGGCGGCCGAGAAGGCCAAGATCGAACTGTCGTCGAGTCAGCAGACTGAGATCAACCTGCCGTACATCACAGCGAACGCATCGGGACCCAAACATCTGAACGTGAAACTCACGCGCGCGAAACTCGAATCGCTGGTGGAGGACCTGATTGAGCGGACGATGGAGCCTTGCCGCGTTGCGCTTAAAGATGCGCGTCTGACGGCAGAACAGGTCGATGACGTCATTCTTGTCGGTGGCATGACGCGTATGCCCAAGGTGCAGGAGACGGTCAGAGCGCTTTTTGGGCGGGAACCGCGAAAGGATGTCAACCCCGAAGAGGCGGTGGCCGTCGGGGCGGCCATCCAGGCGGCGGTGCTGTCCGGGGAGCGCAAGGACGTCTTGCTGCTCGACGTGACGCCGCTCTCGCTTGGCATCGAAACGCTCGGTGGCGTCATGACAAAGATGATCGAGAAAAACACCACCATTCCGACCCGGTTCTCGGAAGTTTTCTCGACCGCCGACGACAACCAGGCCGCGGTCACTATCAAGGTGTATCAGGGCGAACGCGAGATGGCGAGCGGCAACAAGCTGATGGGCGACTTCACTTTGGAGGGGATCCCGCCAGCCCCCCGTGGCGTGCCGCAGATCGAAGTGACTTTTGATATCGACGCGAACGGCATCCTGCACGTATCGGCCAAAGACAAGGCCAGCGGCAAGGAAAACCGGATCACCATCAAGGCGAATTCAGGATTGTCCGAAGGCGAAATTGAAAAGATGGTCCGGGAGGCGCAGGCGCATGCGGCAGAAGATCACCGGCTGCGCGAGCTGGTCGATGCGCGTAATCAGGGCGATGCGTTGGTCCACACTACGCGCAAGGCACTGACTGAATATGGTGAAAAGCTTGACGCCGCCGAGAAGCGCGAGATTGAGGCTGCAATCAGGGACCTTGAAGATGCATTGAAACGGTCCCACAGGGAAGAAATACAGGCCCGGATCGGCGCGCTGGCGACGGCGTCGCAAAAGCTCGGGGAACGCATGTACGCGGACAAACCATCGCAAGGAAGCGGTCCGAGCGAAACGGCGGGGCAACACGAATCCCAGAGGCCAGGCCAGGATGATGGTGTGATTGACGCAGACTTCAAGGAGGTGAATCGGAAGCGGTGA